The stretch of DNA TTGATGATTTAGCTCTGCTATAATCTTTAAATTTGGGTTGTTTTCAATAACTCTTTTTAATGTTTGATAGGTTGTATCAAAATCTTGATGGCTTGTTTTTGAGATAATTCCTGTTTTAGTCATAAATAATAATACTTTTTATTTTCTATTGACTTTGTCTCCAAAAACTACATTAACCTACAATGTTGACAATCTTTCCAGGAACTACAATCACTTTTTTAGGTTCTCGTCCTTGTAATTGTTCTTTTGTTTTTTCGTGCTCTAAAACTGTTTTTTCAATAGCGTCTTTACTCATGTCTAATGGCAACTCTAGTGTAAAACGCATTTTTCCATTAAATGAAATTGGGTAATTTTTACTACTCTCTACCAAATGGCTGCCGTCAAATTTTGGAAAGCTTGCTGTTGATATAGATTCATTATGCCCTAATTGACTCCATAACTCCTCTGCAATGTGCGGTGCGTAAGGTGATATTAAAATCAATAGTGGTTCAAGTATGTCCTTACTGGTGCATTTTTGAGATGTCAATTCATTAATAGCTATCATAAAAGTAGACACCGATGTATTAAACGAAAAATTCTCGATATCCTCTTCTACTTTTTTGATAGTTTTGTGGAGGGTTTTGAGAGCATCCCTAGCAGCCCCATCCGACTTCCCCAAAGGGGAAGAGTCAACGTAAAAAGTTTCGTTTTCTCCTTGATGGTATAGTCTCCACAGTTTTTTAAGGAATGAGTGTACACCTGTGATACCTGCTGTATTCCATGGCTTGTATTGTTCTAAAGGTCCTAGGAACATTTCATAAAGGCGTAGGCTGTCTGCACCATATTGTTCGCAAATGTTATCTGGGTTGACGACATTGTATTTAGACTTGGACATTTTTTCAACGTCGCGACCTACTTTGTAAATATCATTATTCTCTTGAATTATTTCTCCTTTTTCTCCTATGAATATAGCGTCTTTAAATTCTTCCCTCCAATTTTTAAAAGCTTCTATATCTAATTCATCTGAAGCATTTACAAAAGATACATCTGAATGTACGGGAGTAAATCGAAATGCATGGTACATATCAGCTATTGACATATCTTTATTTCCTTCGTCAATAAAATCAACTAAACCCTTTCTAATTACTTCTTCAAAGTTTTGATTAAAATATGTTTGCAAATCTTCTTTCTCAATAGTATCATATTTTGATTTAGAAATAAAAACAGGTTTAACCATCAAACCAAATTTAAGATCGTCATCATTCTTAAAACTATCTAACAAAGTACTACTTGGTTCATATTCGAGTCTATAAACAAAAGCGCTTGTCCCTAAAATCATCCCTTGGTTAATTAGTTTTTTTGCAAACTCATCATAAGGTACAAACCCTTTATCAAACATAAATTTTTGCCAAAAACGCGAATATAATAAGTGTCCTGTGGCATGTTCGCTTCCACCTATGTATAGATCTACTTGTTGCCAATAATCAATGGCTTCTTTAGAGAAAATAGCATCCTCGTTATGTGGATCCATATAACGATTAAAATACTGTGAACTTCCTGCCCAACCTGGCATGGTATTAAGTTCAAGAGGATAGATGCCGTTATCTTGAGACCCTTCGACTGCGCTCAGGGTGACAAGGTCATTACTTACTACTTGATTCGTATTTGTGTCCCAAGCCCAAATAGTGGCGTTCCCTAATGGTGGTTCACCTGTTTCGGTTGGTAAATATTTCTCAACTTCTGGCAACTTGATTGGCAAATGTTCTTTAGCAATCATTTGCGGCATGCCATTCACATAATATACCGGGAATGGTTCTCCCCAATAACGTTGTCTGCTAAATACGGCATCGCGCAATCTGTAATTGGTTTTTCCCTGACCTTGTTCCAATTGTTCTAACTCAAAAATAACACGTTTGGTAGCTTTCTTAGAGTTCATTCCGTTTAAGAAATCGCTATTGGCTATGATGGTTTTCTCTTTATCAGCAAAGGCTTCTTCAGAAATATCAACTCCTTCAAAAATATTAGGGATAGGTATATTAAAATGTTTTGCAAAATCATAATCGCGTTGATCACCACATGGTACCGACATCACCGCACCAGTACCATAACCAGCTAACACATAATCACCAATCCAAATAGGGATAGGCTCTTTTGTAAATGGGTGTTCCGCATAAGCGCCTGTAAATGCTCCTGAAATGGTTTTTACGTCTGCCATTCTATCACGTTCACTACGTTTTGCAGTTGCTAAGATATAAGCTTCAACTTCTTCCTTTTGTTCTGATGTTGTTATTTGTGATACTAGTTCGTGTTCTGGTGCTAGGGTCATGAACGAGGCTCCGAAAATGGTATCTGGTCTTGTTGTGAAAACGTCTATATTTTTTTCAAAATTTTTGCCTTCGGCTAAAATTTTGAAAGAGACCGAAGCTCCAACCGACTTTCCAATCCAATTACGCTGGCTTTCTTTTAAAGAATCCGTCCAATCTATGGTATCTAGTCCTTGAAGCAAACGTTCTGCATAAGCAGAAATACGCATACTCCATTGAGTCATTTTTTTACGAATTACAGGATGTCCGCCACGTTCAGACACGCCATTTACAATTTCGTCGTTTGCTAAAACAGTACCCAAAGCCGGGCACCAGTTTACTTCAGTTTCTGCTAAATATGTTAATCTATATTGTAATAATATTTTTTGTTGTTTTTCAGATGAAAACCCATGCCATTCATCCGCAGAAAATGTTTCAATGTCATCATCACAAACCGCATTCACATTTGTATTTCCTTCTGTTTCGAAAATGCTTACTAAACCTGAAATATCTTCAGCTTTGCAAGTAACATTATTATACCAGGATTCGAATAATTGAATAAAAATCCATTGCGTCCATTTGTAATAACTCGGATCCGATGTTCTAACCTCACGAGACCAATCGAACGAAAAACCTATTTGGTCTAACTGTCGACGATACGTTTTTATATTTTCAGCGGTCGTTATAGCAGGATGTTGTCCAGTTTGAATGGCATATTGTTCTGCTGGCAAACCAAAACTATCATATCCTTGAGGATGCAATACATTGAAGCCTTTATGACGTTTATAGCGTGCATAAATATCTGAAGCAATATACCCTAATGGATGTCCAACATGCAAACCCGCACCACTTGGGTAAGGAAACATATCTAATACATAGTATTTTGGTTTTTCACTATTATTAACAGCTTTAAACGTTTGGTTCTTTGCCCAATACTTTTGCCATTTGGCTTCAATTTCGTTGAAATTATATTTCATCTTAAATTTTCATATCTGAATGCCATTGCGAACAAAGTGAAGCAATCTGTTTCATTTCATGAGATTACCACGTCGCTTCGCTCCTCGTAATGACGAATTTGAAGTCGCAAATTTACGTTTTAAATAGAAAACGGTAAAGAGATTACTTTATTAATACATTTGATTATGTTACTAAATATATGTTTGTAGAATAAATAGAATTACTTTTGATCCCTAATTATTTTAATCAACTAAAAATTGTCCATTAAAAATATATATAAAGCACACTTAGCACTCCTTGGAGCTAATATTATTTATGGTGTAAACTACATTATTGCCAAAGGCATTATGCCTAATAAAATAGGGCCTTCGGCTTTTGTTTTTATTCGTCTTTTTTGTGCTTCTATTCTCTTTTGGGTCATTAAACTATTATTTATTAAAGAAAAGGTTGAACGTAAACATATGCCTCGCATCATTTTATGTGGATTATTGGGTGCTGCTGCAAATCAGTTACTATTTTTTAGTGGTTTAAACCTGACCTCTCCAATCGATGCTTCTATTATTATGACTTCTACACCTGTATTAGTTTTAATTTTTAGTTTCATTCTTCTAAAGGAAAAAGTGACTTCAAACAAACTGTTAGGGAGTTTTATTGCAGGTATTGGAGCTATTACGCTTATCATATATGGAAATAATGCTGGTGGAACCAGCACTTTTCTTGGAAACCTATTCATCTTTTTAAATGCCTCTAGTTATGGTCTCTATTTGGTCATTTTAAAACCACTCATGAAACAATATCATGCTATTACTTTAATAAGTTGGGTATTCTTATTTGGGTTTGTTTTTATGCTTCCTTTTGGGCTCCCAGATTTTATATTGACAGATTTCACTGCTTTTGATTTGAATACCTATTTGGTTATTGGATTTGTAGTGATTTTTACCACGTTTTTCGCATACTTATTTAATATCTATGCACTTAACTATGTATCACCTTCTGTGAATAGTAGTTATATTTATTTACAACCAGCAATAAGTTTTATTATGGTAAGTATTTACGCTTATATTTTAATGCAAGACCAATACAATAAAGATATTAGTCTTATAAAAATATTAAGCTGTTTAATGGTAGTTGCTGGTGTATATCTAATTAGTAAAACGTCAAAAAAACGGACCTAAACTCAAAACACGAAACAACATTGTTGATATGTTTTAGTTTATATTCATATATAATTTTAAAATTATTAGATTAGTTTATAAAGAGTACGTCATAGGAAAGACATTTTATTTGAAATAAAAAGACTTAAATCTTTTGAAGTTTCTTTTCATATACTTTATTATTTTTACGACATCAATCCATTACTTTATGAGTTCATCATTTGAAAAACATCAAAAACGCAGACTTATCTCATCTTACTTCTCAGTCGTATTAAGTATTGCCTTGGTGTTGTTTTTATTGGGCTTATTAGGGATGCTCATTCTGAATGCTAAAAAGGTATCTGATCATTTTAAAGAGCAGGTGGTTGTAACCATCTATTTAAAAGATTCTGCCAAAGAAGTTGAAACGAAACAGCTTGAAAAAAGTTTAGCAATGGCAGATTACGTAAAATCTACCGAATATGTATCTAAAGATCAAGCTGCCGAATTTATGAAAGCTGAAAATGGAGAAGATTTTATGGATTTTGTTGGCTATAACCCGTTACAAAATTCAATCGATGTGCATTTGAAAGCTGATTTTGTGACTTCTGAGCATTTAGAAAAAATTTCCGCGGAAGCGTTGAACAAAAACTTTGTTGACGAGGTTAACTATGATAATGACTTAGTTAATTTGATGAATGACAATGTAAAAAAGATTAGTTTTTGGGTGCTCATTATAAGTGCTATTTTTACCTTAATTGCTGTTTTACTTATTAATAGTTCCATAAGATTAGCCGTTTATTCTAAACGTTTTACTATTAAAACCATGCAAATGGTTGGCGCTACAAAGCAATTTATTAGACTCCCCTTCATTTGGAAAAGTGTTCGTTTGGGAATGATTGGGGCTGTTCTGGCATTAATAGGCATGGCCATTGTTTTATATTATCTTAATAAAACATTTTTAGAACTAGAGTTATTGAGTAATCCTATTTTAATGGCGCTCTTATTTGTTTTTGTTTTTGCTTTAGGCATAATTATTACATGGATAAGCACTCATTTTGCAACACAGCGTTTTTTGAATCTCAAAACGGATCAGCTGTATTGATAATTAAATTTAGATTCTCTTAACGCAAAAGTTTTAAATAAAACTGTTACTTTGCACTTATACTCAAATTGGTATTAACAAAAGTTCTAAATGGTGGTGCAACCTCCGAATATATTTCGCAAATGACCATTAAAGAGGATATTATTTATACTAAATTTAATTAGCTATGGGAGAAAAAAAACGAAAAGAAGAAGCTAAAAGCATATTTGTTTTTGGAAAGAAAAACTATAAATTTATGTTTATTGGTTTAGCGTGTATCGCTTTAGGCTTTATTTTAATGTCTGGCGGCGGTAGTGACGATCCTAATGTTTTTAATCCTGAAATCTTTCACTGGAGACGTATAAGACTTGCTCCTGCTATTATTTTAATTGGGTTTGGTATTGAAATTTATGCTATTTTATTAAATCCTGATAAATAAAATTTAAAACTTTCTAAGTTTAGCTATTTCTATTTTAATATTTTTGCGCCCATGGATATAATCGATGCAATTATTTTAGGTATTATTCAAGGGCTTACTGAGTTTTTACCTGTATCATCAAGCGGCCATTTAGAGCTTGGGAAAGCCATTCTTGGAGACAACTCAATTCCTGAAGAAAGTTTGCTATTTACAGTGGTGCTTCACTTTGCTACTGCTTTAAGTACTATTGTTGTTTTTAGAAAAGATATTTTAGATCTTATTAAGGGTATTCTAAAATTTGAATGGAATGAAGATTTACAATTCATTTCAAAAATTATAGTGTCTATGATTCCTGCGGTTATTGTAGGGTTATTTTTTGAAGAACAATTAGAACAACTTTTTGGGGGCAATATTCTACTAGTGGGATGTATGCTGATTATTACGGCTATTTTACTTTTTTTAGCAGACAAAGCTAAAGACACAAATAAAAAAGTATCTTTTAAAAACGCCTTTATCATTGGAATTTCTCAAGCCATTGCTATGATTCCAGGAATTTCGCGCTCTGGCGCTACTATTTCAACATCCGTTTTATTAGGAAACGATAAAACAAAAGCTGCTCGTTTTTCATTCTTAATGGTTGTTCCTCTAATATTTGGTAAAATTGCTAAAGATATTTTTAGTGGAGATTTAGCTTATGATAGTGGAAATTTCACGTCACTATCTATTGGCTTTATTGCTGCTTTTATTGCTGGATTATTTGCTTGTACTTGGATGATTTCTTTGGTAAAAAAGAGTAAGCTAAGTTATTTTGCAATTTACTGTATCATCGTTGGTATTATTGCCATTGTATTTTCATTATTAAATTCGTAGGATGATAACGAAAGAAGGCTATCTTTCTGGACAAATCTTGTTAATAGACAAGCCTTTAAACTGGACTTCCTTTCAAGTGGTTAATAAATTACGCTGGGAAATCCGACAAGCTTTTAACATTAAAAAAATAAAAGTAGGGCATGCTGGCACTCTTGATCCTTTAGCGACTGGGTTATTGGTTATTTGTACAGGTAAAATGACCAAACAAATTGATACATTTCAAGGACAGGTTAAAGAATACACAGGTACTATTGTTTTAGGTGGCACAACACCGTCTTATGATTTAGAAACTGAAATTAACGAAACATTCTCTACCAGTCATATTACCGAAGCATTAATTCATAAGGCAACGAAGCAATTTATTGGAGATATTCAACAATATCCGCCTATTTTTTCAGCATTAAAGAAAGATGGAAAACGATTATACGAATTTGCCAGAGCGGGTGAAACTGTTGAAATAAAACCAAGAACTGTGCATATTTCAGAATTCGAAATCACAAAAATTGATACTTCGACTGCGCTCAGTACAGGCTCAATAAATATTGATTTTAGAGTGATTTGCAGTAAAGGTACTTACATTCGTTCTTTAGCAAACGATTTTGGTAAAGCATTAAATTCCGGAGCACACTTATCTGCGCTAAGACGTACTAAAATTGGCGACTTCCATGTTGATAATTCGGTTACTATTGAAAACTTCATCAAAAACCTTAATTCGGAATAGTTGTTGATAAAAATTGTTTTATTAAATCTAAACGTTTATGAAGCAAATTTATCCTTTATTTTTTCTGCTATTTTTTTTATCTTATTTATGTCATTCACAAATACGTGAAGAAAAAACAAGTGGTTTTTTTTATAAAATATCATTGGCTACAACATTAACAATTAATGAGGACTATACTGTTAATAATGATGATGGTGAAACATTAATAAATCCAAGTGCGTTTTTTGTAAATAATACTATTGGTTATCAATTTGACAAACGCACCTCACTAGGGTTAAATTTTGAGTATGATTACCACTCACAGCAAGGACTTCACTTTTTTCCCACTTATTTAAGTCTCCAACATAATATTATCGCAGATGATAGTAATTTTTTTGTTCGAGGTGGCTACGGAAGTCTTTTAGGGGTTAGTAAGGATTTTGAAAAAGGCAATATGTACAAGCTTGGTATTGGAGTTCAAATGTTTGATGATGATTTTAGGAATTCACTTTTAATTGGGTTAGATTTCACAAGAAAACGGTTTGGATATAAAACCTTGGAAGGGTTATCTAGTGTTTCAATTTTCTTAGAATTTATGCTATTTTAAACTTTTTAGTGTATTTTGCCGTATATTACGTAAATAACTCTCAAGAATTAAACACGATTTGAACCTAACAAATCAACATAAAGCCCTATTAATTACCTTCTTGATCACAGGAACAGTGATTATGTCTGTATTTAACTTAAGCCTTAAAAAACAGGACAAATTTGCTTCAGAAAGCTATTATGAAATAGAGCCTGAAGAAGAGCTAACTGAAGAAGAAATCAAAGTATTAGAGGCTTTAGAGAAGCTAAATGCAAGTAAAGCAGAAACGAATAGCGCTTTTAACGAAACAAAAGATAATAAACATTTCGCGGAAGCTTTTAAGCCTATTGCGCCTCCCGAAGATTATGTGCCAAAATCTAATGGCGATTTAGAAAATACAGAATCTTATACTAAAAAGTATGAAGCTTCTAATGACTCTAAAGTAAATGAAGATGAATTATCATCATTTAGCAAAGTGAATGATTTATTAAAGAAGCAACAAGGAGAAGGTGCTAACACAAAAAGCACCATTAGTTTTTCACTAGTTGATAGAGAAAAAATATATATACCAATTCCTGTTTATTTATGTGAGGTTGACGGTAAAATAGTTGTGAATATTACAGTTAACGAAAACGGAAATGTAACAGATGCATATATAAATACTTCTTCAACTTCAGATAACGAATGTCTTATAGAACACGCTTTAGAGTATGCTAAAGATTCTCAATTTAGTAAAAATCCGACAAAGAAAACACAACTAGGGTCTATTACATTTTACTTTATAGGCAAACACTAGACTCCAACTCACAAAGTATATCAATTAAATCGTCTATAATATTTTGTCCCTTATTAGTGTTATACCAATGCTGTAAATCTTCTTTAAATTCAGGAGTTAACTTACCATGTTTTGCCTTAAATCTATTAACATAGTTAGTCGCCTCACTTGGTCTTGGCCCATATGTATTTAAGACATCTCCTGTGTTATTGTCTAACATGATTAATTTAGGAATAGCTTTACCTCCATTAGTTAAAAAGGCATCCATTAATTCAGGGTTTTCATCACGAAGTACCACTTTAAAATCAATATTGTCATTTAACTCAGCTACTTTATTCAGAACAGGGATTACATGTGCAGCATCACCACACCAACTTTCTGTAATTACCAACCAGGTCATAGGTTCTTTAAAAGCTCCTATTCTATTTATGGCTTCATCGGTTATCTTGATAGTTTTATCCCAACGTTTCATACGTCGATCATTAAGCTTTGTATAATTAATTAAGGCTTCTGTTTTTTCGTTTCCAGTAGTCGAATTATCTTTGGCTAATTGTTTTACCAAATCTCTATAAGCCTGATACGAAATACTTTTACCTAAACTATTTTTTATAATGATGTCCATAATCTTTTTTTAATGAATCATGCAAAATTAGCATCTTGATTTTTTAATTAAGATGATATTTGTCATACTTTTACGTTAAACCTTACTTAATATTTTATGAAACATCCATAACTAAAAGTTCGATACCCAAGGACAATGATTATATGGATGCTACATGTGACAAATAAAAAACAATAGATACAAACAACATGAAAACAAAATACAAATGCAATTGGTGTGTCGGTGATGAGTTATATGAAGTTTATCATGATGAAGAATGGGGCAAGCCTGTTTATGATGATGACACTCTTTTTGAATTTTTAATTTTAGAAACGTTTCAAGCTGGTTTAAGCTGGATTACCGTTTTACGAAAACGTGAAAATTTCAGAAAAGCATTTGATTATTTTGATTATAAAAAGATTGCTAATTACAAACAAGATAAGATTGATTTACTACTGCAAGACACAGGCATCATTAGAAATAAATTAAAAGTAAATGCTACAGTTACTAATGCACAAGCTTTTATAAAAGTTCAGGAAGCGTTTGGGAGTTTTAGCAAATACATTTGGGGCTTTGTAGATGGTAAACCTATAAAAAACAGCTATAAAACTCTAAAAGATGTTCCCGCTAATACGCCTTTAAGTGATACTATTAGTAAAGATCTGAAAAAACGAGGGTTTAAATTTGTAGGCACTACGGTTGTTTATGCTCATATGCAAGCAACGGGTATGGTAAACGATCATGTTGTGGATTGTTTTAGATATAATGAGGTATGATTCTAAAAGAGTATAAGCTTGGTGATTTATGGGTCATGCTCTTAAGTCCTCCATATCGGTAATTAACTCATCTAGTTTTCTTAAAATGCGTCCGTAAACTAAGTACAAATCCCATTTATAAATCCTTGCACCAAAAATTGCTAACAGGACTACAATTATTAACATGGCAAGTACCCAAAATACAGGTATGCCAGATATAAAATACACCTCATGGCTCCCTAATATTCTATGCATAGACTCACGGAAAGGGCTAGAAAACCAAAAGCCAGAAACCATAGCAAGAAAAACATATGGGTAAATGTATCGAGACATTTTTTTATTAATAGAAATCTGCACTTTCATCCAACTATCAAAAGATTTAAGATATTCATAACTATTTTCATTTTTATCAATGTTATTTAAACCTTTTAGTAGTTTCTTATTGACAATAACTATGACATTCAATAGAATAAACATAAGTACACCCATAACTGGAATTTTCACTAAAAATGAAGCAGGCAAAAGCACAAAAGAAAACACCACTAAGGCATTCAAGTTTATTTTGAACATTCTTTTAAATTTATCAATGATATGGATAGACTTTTGATTGTAAAGATTGTTAAGCTTTGGTGCCACCATAGCACTATCTTCTAAAAACCCTTGTTTCCAAATCGATTCAATTGATTTTTCCATCTAATAATTTTTTTAATCGTTCCTTAATTCTGTTAACTCGAACCCCAATGTTATTAGGAGTAGTTCCAATTATATCTGCAATTTCTTTATTTGGTTTTTCCTCTAGATACAATAAAATAATAGCCCTATCTAATTCAGACAATCGTTTAATAGCTGCATACAATAAATTAAGTGATTCATCCGAAAACGCAAAATTATTATCTTCTCCTACTTGATTTTGAAGTGTATAATCTGAAGCATAATGCTGGCGATTTTTTTTCTTTTTTCTAATTAACGTTAAACATATATTCAATGATAGCCTATATATCCAAGTTGACCATTGAGAATCTCCACGGAATTTATCTTTACTCCTCCAAATTTGCAAACAGACTTCTTGATAATAATCTTCAAAATCCTCTTGCGAATCAGTATATGCCCTACATATCTTTATAATTATTCCTGAATAGGGTAAAATTGATAATGTATAAAAATCGTTACTCAACTATTGTTTTTTAAGGTTAGTGCTAGAAATTAAATATTATTACACACTCACAGAGATTTTTTTAAAAATCTACCTAATAGGGCCAACTTATTTCTCTAATACATCAATCTGATTTTCAATCTTTTTAACACGTTGTCTCCAAACTTTATTCAGAAAATAGACTTGCGCTACCATCATAATAACTAAAAATACGAGACTCGTCCAAATTTTGCGACTATCCCAAACAACATTAGAAGTTAAAAATCCCATAAAAATAACAACAGCTAATACTCTAGAAATAATAGAAACTCTGGAATAACTCTTTATTTTATTCAAATACTTTCTTAGTGAGTCTTTTATACTACTATCGTTAATTGGTGCCCTAACTATAATAAACCCCAACACATTGTGTAATAACACTAACAGTATTGACATTACCAAAAGTACATTCCAATAAAATGCCTTCAAGTGGCCATCGAAAAAATCATAAAATACAATTAGTATGAGTGTCCATAATATACCCTCAAAAACGAGTTGTTTTTTTATCCCTTTTAAAACTGGATGGCTTCCTGAATACTTCATTTTATTTAGGCTTTCAATAGATTTTGAATTATCATTATCCATACTGTGATACTCAGGTTTTAAATTATCTAATTCCATAATTTTATTTTATTAATGTTTTTAATTTGTTTTTAATTCTATTTAAGCGTACGCCTACATTGTTTTTGGTAATACCCATAATATCTGCAATTTCTGAATGATCAACTCCATCTAAATACAATGAAATTATTGCTTTTTCTGCATCATCTAATTGCCTAATTCCTGAAAATAACCGTTCTCTATTAATGCTTTCATGCTTTTCTTCAAGTGGTAATTCTGGAATTTCTTTAACTTTGGATATAATAATTCTAGCTTTTCTAAAACTTGCCATGGCTGTATTTAATGCAATTCTATACATCCATGTGGTTACTTTAGAACGTCCCTCAAACTTGGGGTAAGCTCTAAATAACTGGTAAGTTATTTCTTGAAATAAGTCTTCCTTATCTTCCTTGCTATCACGATAGATATTACAAACCTTATGAATTAAAGCTTGATGCTTATGGATGATTTTTAAGAAATTTTCGTTTTGTGCAGGCACCTTTCTTATTTTTAATAGTAATTATTATTTATTTCCACATACGTTGTAGAAATGGTTAAATTATTACAGAAAGGGGTGTTTATTTTGGTTTGGGTTTGAAAAATCAGTGTTTTTGTTTAACGTTTTGGATATGGGCAGTTTCGTCGTGAGTTAACAACTAACTTTGCCAGTACACACCAAACTGAAAAATCCTCAAGGATTTTCAGAAGAAACGAGAACAAATAATTACTTATACCTTTGTTAGTGGTAGTTTTAAATTTGTATTTGTTTTGTTTTTCCGTTTATTGTGACAATTGCAATGGAACCTTCAATTTTCATAGTATCATACTCACAAGGAACAATTACTTTTCCATCCAGATTCATCAATCCATGTTTATTGTATTTTGAAACAAAGACAAAACTTCCTTCTATTTCAAACCTATCATATTCGCAAGGAATAATTGTTT from Flavivirga spongiicola encodes:
- a CDS encoding leucine--tRNA ligase gives rise to the protein MKYNFNEIEAKWQKYWAKNQTFKAVNNSEKPKYYVLDMFPYPSGAGLHVGHPLGYIASDIYARYKRHKGFNVLHPQGYDSFGLPAEQYAIQTGQHPAITTAENIKTYRRQLDQIGFSFDWSREVRTSDPSYYKWTQWIFIQLFESWYNNVTCKAEDISGLVSIFETEGNTNVNAVCDDDIETFSADEWHGFSSEKQQKILLQYRLTYLAETEVNWCPALGTVLANDEIVNGVSERGGHPVIRKKMTQWSMRISAYAERLLQGLDTIDWTDSLKESQRNWIGKSVGASVSFKILAEGKNFEKNIDVFTTRPDTIFGASFMTLAPEHELVSQITTSEQKEEVEAYILATAKRSERDRMADVKTISGAFTGAYAEHPFTKEPIPIWIGDYVLAGYGTGAVMSVPCGDQRDYDFAKHFNIPIPNIFEGVDISEEAFADKEKTIIANSDFLNGMNSKKATKRVIFELEQLEQGQGKTNYRLRDAVFSRQRYWGEPFPVYYVNGMPQMIAKEHLPIKLPEVEKYLPTETGEPPLGNATIWAWDTNTNQVVSNDLVTLSAVEGSQDNGIYPLELNTMPGWAGSSQYFNRYMDPHNEDAIFSKEAIDYWQQVDLYIGGSEHATGHLLYSRFWQKFMFDKGFVPYDEFAKKLINQGMILGTSAFVYRLEYEPSSTLLDSFKNDDDLKFGLMVKPVFISKSKYDTIEKEDLQTYFNQNFEEVIRKGLVDFIDEGNKDMSIADMYHAFRFTPVHSDVSFVNASDELDIEAFKNWREEFKDAIFIGEKGEIIQENNDIYKVGRDVEKMSKSKYNVVNPDNICEQYGADSLRLYEMFLGPLEQYKPWNTAGITGVHSFLKKLWRLYHQGENETFYVDSSPLGKSDGAARDALKTLHKTIKKVEEDIENFSFNTSVSTFMIAINELTSQKCTSKDILEPLLILISPYAPHIAEELWSQLGHNESISTASFPKFDGSHLVESSKNYPISFNGKMRFTLELPLDMSKDAIEKTVLEHEKTKEQLQGREPKKVIVVPGKIVNIVG
- a CDS encoding DMT family transporter; amino-acid sequence: MSIKNIYKAHLALLGANIIYGVNYIIAKGIMPNKIGPSAFVFIRLFCASILFWVIKLLFIKEKVERKHMPRIILCGLLGAAANQLLFFSGLNLTSPIDASIIMTSTPVLVLIFSFILLKEKVTSNKLLGSFIAGIGAITLIIYGNNAGGTSTFLGNLFIFLNASSYGLYLVILKPLMKQYHAITLISWVFLFGFVFMLPFGLPDFILTDFTAFDLNTYLVIGFVVIFTTFFAYLFNIYALNYVSPSVNSSYIYLQPAISFIMVSIYAYILMQDQYNKDISLIKILSCLMVVAGVYLISKTSKKRT
- a CDS encoding cell division protein FtsX produces the protein MSSSFEKHQKRRLISSYFSVVLSIALVLFLLGLLGMLILNAKKVSDHFKEQVVVTIYLKDSAKEVETKQLEKSLAMADYVKSTEYVSKDQAAEFMKAENGEDFMDFVGYNPLQNSIDVHLKADFVTSEHLEKISAEALNKNFVDEVNYDNDLVNLMNDNVKKISFWVLIISAIFTLIAVLLINSSIRLAVYSKRFTIKTMQMVGATKQFIRLPFIWKSVRLGMIGAVLALIGMAIVLYYLNKTFLELELLSNPILMALLFVFVFALGIIITWISTHFATQRFLNLKTDQLY
- a CDS encoding DUF3098 domain-containing protein; this encodes MGEKKRKEEAKSIFVFGKKNYKFMFIGLACIALGFILMSGGGSDDPNVFNPEIFHWRRIRLAPAIILIGFGIEIYAILLNPDK
- the uppP gene encoding undecaprenyl-diphosphatase UppP; protein product: MDIIDAIILGIIQGLTEFLPVSSSGHLELGKAILGDNSIPEESLLFTVVLHFATALSTIVVFRKDILDLIKGILKFEWNEDLQFISKIIVSMIPAVIVGLFFEEQLEQLFGGNILLVGCMLIITAILLFLADKAKDTNKKVSFKNAFIIGISQAIAMIPGISRSGATISTSVLLGNDKTKAARFSFLMVVPLIFGKIAKDIFSGDLAYDSGNFTSLSIGFIAAFIAGLFACTWMISLVKKSKLSYFAIYCIIVGIIAIVFSLLNS
- the truB gene encoding tRNA pseudouridine(55) synthase TruB, whose product is MITKEGYLSGQILLIDKPLNWTSFQVVNKLRWEIRQAFNIKKIKVGHAGTLDPLATGLLVICTGKMTKQIDTFQGQVKEYTGTIVLGGTTPSYDLETEINETFSTSHITEALIHKATKQFIGDIQQYPPIFSALKKDGKRLYEFARAGETVEIKPRTVHISEFEITKIDTSTALSTGSINIDFRVICSKGTYIRSLANDFGKALNSGAHLSALRRTKIGDFHVDNSVTIENFIKNLNSE
- a CDS encoding energy transducer TonB codes for the protein MNLTNQHKALLITFLITGTVIMSVFNLSLKKQDKFASESYYEIEPEEELTEEEIKVLEALEKLNASKAETNSAFNETKDNKHFAEAFKPIAPPEDYVPKSNGDLENTESYTKKYEASNDSKVNEDELSSFSKVNDLLKKQQGEGANTKSTISFSLVDREKIYIPIPVYLCEVDGKIVVNITVNENGNVTDAYINTSSTSDNECLIEHALEYAKDSQFSKNPTKKTQLGSITFYFIGKH
- a CDS encoding thioredoxin family protein — encoded protein: MDIIIKNSLGKSISYQAYRDLVKQLAKDNSTTGNEKTEALINYTKLNDRRMKRWDKTIKITDEAINRIGAFKEPMTWLVITESWCGDAAHVIPVLNKVAELNDNIDFKVVLRDENPELMDAFLTNGGKAIPKLIMLDNNTGDVLNTYGPRPSEATNYVNRFKAKHGKLTPEFKEDLQHWYNTNKGQNIIDDLIDILCELESSVCL